The proteins below are encoded in one region of Winogradskyella helgolandensis:
- a CDS encoding LutC/YkgG family protein: MSSREHILSRAKANKPDLLELPNLDLNVFVDGRDLIKEFKTKIEVVGGNVVDVVVKENVISQVSSLFPDTKANFSTLEGTQDFNTISLEALNKPHELEDLDILILESDIGVAENGALWLSDNQIPIRVLPFITKHLVLVLNKENIVPFLHQAYQKIASSETDFGVFISGPSKTADIEQSLVIGAQGALSLTVFIY, encoded by the coding sequence ATGAGCAGTAGAGAACATATTTTATCAAGAGCAAAAGCAAATAAGCCTGACTTATTAGAATTACCAAACCTAGACTTAAACGTGTTTGTCGATGGAAGAGATTTAATTAAAGAATTCAAAACTAAAATTGAAGTGGTTGGTGGCAATGTGGTTGATGTTGTAGTAAAGGAAAACGTTATTTCACAAGTGTCATCTCTTTTTCCGGATACAAAGGCTAATTTTTCGACACTTGAAGGAACGCAAGATTTTAATACTATTTCATTAGAGGCTCTAAACAAACCTCATGAACTTGAAGATTTAGATATACTAATATTAGAAAGTGATATAGGTGTCGCTGAAAACGGAGCGCTTTGGTTGTCAGATAATCAAATTCCCATACGCGTATTGCCATTTATTACAAAGCATTTAGTTTTGGTACTGAATAAAGAAAATATAGTTCCTTTTTTACATCAAGCCTATCAAAAAATAGCTTCTAGTGAAACGGATTTTGGGGTTTTTATTTCTGGACCATCAAAAACTGCAGATATAGAACAATCGTTAGTTATTGGTGCACAGGGAGCCCTAAGTTTGACTGTTTTTATTTATTAA
- a CDS encoding lactate utilization protein B: protein MNHSKAASIFNKDEKKVDWHDKALWFVRHKRDKAVHAVEGWESLRNYGHGIKAHTLSNLDNYLIQFEENALKNGVQVHWAANGDEHNKIVHGILKEHNAKKVVKSKSMLTEECHLNPFLEADGIEVIDTDLGERIVQLAKESPSHIVLPAIHKTKEEVDELFQEHLGTKPSGGDPQYLTGEARKHLRKKFISADAAITGVNFAIAETGGFVVCTNEGNADMGAHLAPVHIACMGIEKLIPKQEHLGVFLRLLARSATGQPITTYSSHFKKPVNGNKMHIVIVDNGRTEQLSRPDFRASLHCIRCGACMNTCPIYRRSGGHSYDATIPGPIGSILSPGKDLTKHSSLPFASTLCGSCSDVCPVKIDIHSQLYKWRQIITKETPQPFVKKTSMKMMGKVFAKPMQFERIGKVARWSLRNLPKGVINSKPNVWGKERDLPSGPTESFDDWYKKRKDNEQ, encoded by the coding sequence ATGAATCATTCAAAAGCAGCATCTATATTTAACAAAGACGAGAAAAAGGTCGATTGGCACGATAAAGCCTTATGGTTTGTAAGACACAAACGAGATAAAGCAGTACACGCTGTTGAAGGTTGGGAATCGTTGCGAAATTACGGCCATGGCATTAAAGCGCATACACTTTCAAATTTAGATAACTATTTAATTCAGTTTGAAGAAAACGCTTTAAAAAATGGTGTGCAAGTTCATTGGGCAGCCAATGGAGACGAACATAACAAAATTGTACATGGAATTCTCAAAGAGCACAATGCAAAAAAAGTTGTAAAAAGCAAATCTATGCTTACTGAAGAATGTCATCTAAACCCTTTTTTGGAAGCAGATGGTATTGAGGTTATTGACACCGATTTAGGAGAACGCATAGTGCAGTTAGCTAAAGAGTCACCAAGTCATATTGTGTTGCCCGCTATCCATAAAACAAAAGAAGAGGTTGATGAACTTTTTCAAGAACATTTAGGTACAAAACCTTCTGGTGGTGATCCTCAGTATTTAACAGGAGAAGCAAGAAAGCATCTTAGAAAAAAGTTTATAAGTGCAGATGCTGCCATTACAGGTGTTAATTTTGCTATCGCAGAGACAGGTGGTTTTGTAGTGTGTACCAATGAAGGGAATGCCGATATGGGAGCGCATTTAGCTCCTGTTCATATTGCGTGTATGGGAATTGAAAAACTGATTCCAAAACAAGAACATTTAGGCGTCTTTTTAAGGTTGCTCGCAAGAAGTGCTACTGGACAACCTATTACAACTTATTCATCTCATTTTAAAAAGCCTGTTAATGGTAATAAAATGCACATTGTAATTGTAGACAATGGCAGAACCGAGCAGTTAAGTAGACCAGATTTTAGAGCGTCGTTACATTGTATTCGTTGTGGAGCTTGTATGAATACTTGTCCTATTTACAGACGAAGTGGTGGGCATAGCTACGATGCCACTATTCCAGGACCTATAGGTTCTATTTTATCGCCTGGTAAAGATCTAACAAAACATAGCAGTTTGCCATTTGCTTCTACCTTGTGTGGCTCATGTTCGGATGTGTGTCCTGTAAAAATTGATATCCACAGTCAGTTGTACAAATGGAGGCAGATTATAACTAAGGAAACTCCTCAGCCATTTGTTAAGAAAACATCTATGAAAATGATGGGTAAAGTATTTGCAAAACCTATGCAGTTTGAACGTATTGGAAAGGTGGCACGATGGTCTTTAAGAAATTTACCAAAAGGAGTGATTAACTCAAAACCAAATGTTTGGGGAAAAGAAAGAGATTTACCATCAGGACCAACCGAAAGTTTTGATGATTGGTATAAAAAAAGAAAAGATAATGAGCAGTAG
- a CDS encoding (Fe-S)-binding protein, which produces MKVGLFIPCYINQLYPQVGIATLELLEKLNVNVAYPSGQTCCGQPMANSGYEYESVGACNNFVDNFKDFDYVVTPSGSCAYHVKKHYDIIPQTEDVINVRNNVYELCDFIVNILKVKNVNAKFPYKIGIHKSCHGLRGLRLGSCSELVGPSFSSIEDLLNEVEGAQLISLARKDECCGFGGTFAVTEEAISVKMGKDKIKDHLDSGAEVITATDTSCLMHLEGLINRNKQPLKVLHIAEILNSSI; this is translated from the coding sequence ATGAAAGTAGGATTATTTATTCCTTGTTACATCAATCAATTATATCCACAAGTTGGAATAGCAACATTAGAACTGTTAGAGAAACTAAACGTAAACGTTGCGTATCCTTCTGGACAGACGTGTTGTGGACAACCCATGGCTAATTCAGGTTACGAATATGAATCTGTAGGAGCTTGTAATAATTTTGTGGACAATTTTAAGGATTTTGATTATGTCGTTACACCTTCAGGAAGCTGTGCTTATCATGTTAAGAAACATTATGATATTATACCGCAAACAGAAGATGTTATTAACGTTCGCAACAACGTATACGAACTATGCGACTTTATTGTTAACATTCTCAAAGTCAAAAACGTAAACGCAAAATTCCCTTATAAAATAGGTATACATAAAAGCTGTCATGGTCTACGTGGATTGCGATTAGGATCTTGTTCAGAACTTGTAGGGCCGTCTTTTTCATCAATAGAAGATCTTTTAAACGAAGTTGAAGGAGCTCAATTGATATCATTAGCAAGAAAGGACGAGTGCTGTGGCTTCGGAGGTACTTTTGCCGTTACAGAAGAAGCTATTTCCGTAAAGATGGGCAAAGATAAAATCAAGGACCATTTAGATAGTGGTGCAGAAGTAATCACAGCAACAGATACATCTTGCTTGATGCATTTAGAAGGTTTGATCAATAGAAACAAGCAACCATTAAAAGTATTACACATCGCCGAAATTTTGAATAGTAGTATTTAA
- the fucP gene encoding L-fucose:H+ symporter permease has protein sequence MTNSTKIPVVSKEVIVPFVLITSLFALWGFANDITNPMVAAFGTVMEISTAKAALVQLAFYGGYATMAIPAALFVRKYSYKKGILLGLTLYAIGALLFFPAAKFEVFGFFLGSLYILTFGLAFLETTANPFILSMGDERTATQRLNLAQAFNPIGSLFGMFVASKFILTALDSDKRNEAGELIFNTLNEAQKAVIRTHDLEIIRNPYVILGFVVIAMLVVISITKMPKRKVSDNPTSAASSFKRLFKNGKYKEGVLAQLFYVAAQIMCWTFIIQYAGNLGIPKAEAQNYNIIAMAIFLCSRFISTFLMKYVNSRKLLMIFALCAMVTMSGVILIEGITGLYLLVATSAFMSLMFPTIYGIALDGLRADDTAIGAAGLVMAIVGGALMPILQGLMIDTEKIGPFSGVNFSFILPFICFCFIALYGYRTLKVYKDQ, from the coding sequence ATGACGAATTCAACAAAAATACCAGTAGTATCTAAAGAGGTCATCGTGCCATTTGTACTCATCACATCTTTGTTTGCACTTTGGGGTTTTGCTAACGATATTACAAATCCTATGGTAGCAGCATTTGGAACCGTAATGGAAATATCAACGGCAAAAGCCGCTTTGGTACAATTAGCTTTTTATGGTGGTTATGCTACTATGGCTATTCCTGCAGCACTTTTTGTTAGAAAATACAGTTATAAAAAAGGAATTCTTTTAGGTTTAACGCTTTATGCTATTGGAGCTTTGTTATTTTTTCCAGCAGCAAAATTTGAAGTTTTCGGATTCTTTTTAGGATCATTATATATCTTAACCTTCGGATTGGCTTTTTTAGAAACTACAGCAAATCCTTTTATATTATCAATGGGAGATGAACGTACTGCAACCCAACGTTTAAACTTAGCACAAGCTTTTAATCCTATAGGGTCATTGTTTGGAATGTTTGTGGCATCTAAATTTATACTTACCGCTTTAGATTCTGACAAACGTAATGAAGCTGGTGAACTTATTTTCAATACCTTAAACGAAGCTCAAAAAGCAGTTATTAGAACACACGATTTAGAAATTATTAGAAACCCTTATGTTATTCTTGGTTTTGTTGTTATAGCCATGTTAGTGGTTATTTCTATCACTAAAATGCCAAAAAGAAAGGTTAGCGATAATCCAACCAGTGCGGCATCTTCATTTAAAAGATTATTCAAAAACGGAAAATATAAAGAAGGTGTTTTAGCCCAATTATTCTATGTTGCCGCTCAAATTATGTGTTGGACATTTATTATTCAATACGCAGGCAACTTAGGTATACCTAAAGCAGAGGCACAAAACTATAACATTATTGCAATGGCCATATTTTTATGTAGCCGATTTATTAGTACCTTTTTAATGAAGTACGTTAACTCTCGAAAACTACTAATGATTTTTGCATTGTGCGCTATGGTAACTATGTCTGGCGTTATATTAATCGAGGGAATTACAGGACTCTATTTATTAGTAGCCACTTCTGCATTTATGTCATTAATGTTCCCTACCATTTACGGAATTGCTTTAGATGGTTTAAGAGCAGACGATACAGCAATTGGCGCAGCCGGTTTAGTTATGGCTATTGTTGGTGGTGCTTTAATGCCAATATTACAAGGGCTCATGATAGATACTGAAAAGATAGGACCATTTTCTGGTGTTAACTTTTCTTTCATTCTACCATTTATTTGTTTCTGTTTTATTGCGCTATACGGATATAGAACATTAAAAGTTTATAAGGACCAGTAA
- the aldA gene encoding aldehyde dehydrogenase: MKQFNQFINGKFVKSTSSEVTKVLNPCTEEVLSEISHGSVEDANKALEAAKESQHAWKSLTAIERAGYLNKMANVIRENRVFLAETLAAEQAKVMGLAQVEIDVTADYFDYYAGFARRIEGEIIQSDRKKEHIFLHKAPIGVAVGILPWNFPFFVMARKVAASLITGNTCVIKPSCIAPNTIMEWVDLIQKIELPAGVLNFVCGSGPIVGNALSKSPVTGIISLTGSVFAGQKVMEAASENITKVSLELGGKAPAIVCADADLELAVNAVVGSRIIYSGQVCNCAERVYVEESIHDQFLEMVTAKMKALKVEDAFSDNNPDMSALVSKAQLDKVAEMVEFAKKEGAEVLVGGQKSSQFDKGYFYQPTLLTNVRQDMQIIQDEVFGPVLPVMKFSTLDEAIALANDSEYGLTSSIFSENFNKVMHAAEELQYGETYINREHFEAIQGFHAGWKKSGLGGADGKHGMEEYLQTKVIYAQYR; the protein is encoded by the coding sequence ATGAAACAATTTAATCAATTTATAAACGGAAAGTTTGTAAAATCTACTTCTTCAGAAGTAACAAAAGTACTTAACCCTTGTACAGAAGAAGTATTGTCAGAGATATCTCATGGTTCTGTTGAAGATGCAAATAAAGCATTAGAAGCTGCAAAAGAATCACAACACGCTTGGAAATCTCTAACTGCAATTGAACGCGCTGGCTATTTAAATAAAATGGCAAACGTAATCCGTGAAAATCGTGTGTTTCTAGCAGAAACTTTAGCCGCAGAACAAGCTAAAGTAATGGGATTAGCGCAAGTAGAAATTGATGTTACAGCCGATTATTTTGATTATTACGCAGGTTTTGCGAGACGAATAGAAGGTGAAATTATACAAAGTGATCGTAAAAAAGAACACATCTTTTTACATAAAGCACCAATTGGAGTTGCAGTAGGTATTTTACCTTGGAACTTCCCATTTTTTGTAATGGCAAGAAAAGTTGCAGCCTCATTAATTACAGGAAATACTTGTGTAATTAAGCCAAGTTGTATTGCACCAAATACGATAATGGAATGGGTAGATTTAATTCAAAAAATTGAATTACCTGCTGGTGTCTTAAATTTTGTCTGTGGTTCTGGCCCAATAGTAGGGAACGCTTTGTCTAAAAGTCCAGTTACAGGTATTATCAGTTTAACTGGTAGTGTATTTGCTGGTCAGAAAGTTATGGAAGCAGCCTCTGAAAATATTACAAAAGTTTCTTTAGAGTTAGGAGGTAAAGCTCCTGCAATTGTTTGTGCAGATGCAGATCTAGAATTGGCTGTAAATGCTGTTGTTGGTTCTAGAATTATTTATAGCGGACAAGTATGTAATTGTGCAGAACGTGTTTATGTAGAAGAATCTATTCACGATCAGTTTTTAGAAATGGTTACTGCTAAAATGAAGGCTTTAAAAGTAGAAGATGCTTTTTCTGATAACAATCCTGACATGAGTGCATTGGTTTCTAAAGCACAATTAGATAAAGTAGCCGAAATGGTTGAGTTTGCTAAAAAAGAAGGTGCAGAAGTTTTAGTTGGAGGACAAAAATCTAGTCAGTTTGATAAAGGTTATTTTTATCAACCGACATTGTTAACCAATGTAAGACAGGATATGCAAATTATACAAGATGAAGTTTTTGGCCCTGTATTGCCTGTAATGAAATTTAGCACTTTAGATGAGGCAATTGCATTGGCTAATGATTCTGAATATGGTTTAACGTCTTCTATTTTCTCTGAAAACTTTAATAAAGTAATGCACGCAGCAGAAGAATTACAATATGGAGAAACCTATATAAATAGAGAACATTTTGAAGCGATTCAAGGGTTCCATGCAGGATGGAAAAAATCTGGACTTGGTGGTGCTGATGGAAAGCATGGTATGGAAGAATACCTTCAAACCAAAGTGATTTACGCACAGTACAGATAA
- a CDS encoding AraC family transcriptional regulator — protein MKFVKEIELGDPSANHQNFIDLKLKMLCCRYWLLNLWDCHEMVFPFWRLYWNKNTGGQLIHQDTVFEMDPNYIYIIPPFTSFSSLYTKNHIHSEGIHVSGKQLNINHNEAELENMFLIHFFAHFNLGVPFDSVYPGILKIELTDYLKDRLNYLTNRLKVENKDFKLTFNLKLQAFIKEALTNIGPELWKTINIDERVLKVIRYIEVNIDKKLSNTKMSSLVNMAPNSFSRLFKEEMNVTLHQFVQNRKIAKSCELFEHTNKSIEDVAFNLGFSDRYHFSRVFKSVTGLTPASYKSGKYT, from the coding sequence ATGAAGTTTGTAAAAGAAATTGAATTAGGCGATCCATCTGCAAATCATCAAAATTTTATTGACCTGAAATTAAAGATGTTATGCTGCCGATACTGGTTGTTAAATTTATGGGATTGTCATGAAATGGTATTTCCGTTTTGGAGACTATATTGGAATAAAAACACAGGTGGCCAATTAATTCATCAGGATACTGTTTTTGAAATGGATCCGAATTATATCTACATTATTCCTCCGTTTACTTCGTTTTCGTCACTATACACTAAAAATCACATTCACTCAGAAGGTATTCATGTTTCAGGAAAACAGTTGAATATTAATCATAACGAAGCGGAATTAGAAAACATGTTCTTAATTCATTTCTTCGCTCACTTTAATTTAGGAGTGCCATTTGATAGTGTTTATCCTGGTATTTTAAAAATAGAATTAACAGATTACTTAAAGGACAGATTAAATTATTTAACCAATCGTTTAAAAGTTGAAAACAAAGATTTCAAACTCACTTTTAATTTAAAGTTACAAGCCTTCATAAAAGAAGCACTTACCAACATTGGTCCCGAATTATGGAAAACCATTAATATAGATGAACGTGTTTTAAAAGTGATCCGCTATATTGAAGTCAATATTGATAAAAAGTTAAGCAACACTAAAATGTCATCGCTGGTTAATATGGCACCAAATTCATTTTCACGATTATTTAAAGAAGAAATGAATGTCACGTTGCATCAGTTTGTTCAAAACAGAAAAATCGCGAAATCTTGTGAGTTATTTGAACACACTAATAAATCTATTGAAGATGTTGCTTTTAATTTAGGTTTTTCAGATCGCTACCATTTTTCACGGGTGTTTAAATCGGTTACAGGATTAACTCCGGCATCCTACAAATCTGGTAAATACACCTAA
- the rhaD gene encoding rhamnulose-1-phosphate aldolase: protein MKTIKLPVQVEAELKKVSEVAGYLWQREWAERNAGNISMNLTSYFTKEEVQGIGTEIPFEFPKGAAGFVIYITGTGCYLRDLVDKLEEASCILYINEDATAYSVIWGGKRENFGPTCELISHASIHLFNSIHHPENLAVVHTHPLELICMSHHELFDNEEELNRQIWMMCPEVKVFVPKGIHCTPYALSSTAALAEVTMEAFKTRNVSLWEKHGATATAPDVMKAWDFLDVANKGAKMLMMCWAAGFQPAGLSNDQLTELEQFT, encoded by the coding sequence ATGAAAACGATAAAACTCCCAGTACAGGTAGAAGCAGAATTAAAAAAAGTATCTGAAGTCGCAGGTTATTTATGGCAACGTGAATGGGCAGAGCGAAATGCAGGAAATATTTCAATGAACTTAACATCTTACTTTACAAAAGAAGAAGTACAAGGCATTGGAACTGAAATCCCATTTGAATTCCCAAAAGGAGCTGCAGGATTTGTAATCTACATTACTGGTACAGGTTGTTATTTAAGAGATTTAGTAGATAAGCTTGAAGAAGCGTCTTGTATCTTATATATCAATGAAGATGCGACAGCGTATTCAGTTATTTGGGGAGGTAAGCGTGAAAACTTTGGACCAACGTGCGAGTTAATTTCTCATGCGAGTATCCATTTATTTAACTCTATTCATCATCCAGAAAACTTAGCGGTTGTGCATACACATCCATTAGAATTAATCTGTATGAGTCATCATGAGTTATTTGATAATGAAGAAGAATTAAACAGACAAATCTGGATGATGTGTCCTGAGGTAAAAGTATTTGTTCCTAAAGGAATTCACTGTACACCTTATGCTTTATCTAGCACCGCAGCTCTAGCAGAAGTAACTATGGAAGCGTTTAAAACAAGAAACGTATCCTTATGGGAAAAGCATGGAGCTACAGCAACAGCACCAGATGTTATGAAAGCGTGGGACTTTTTAGATGTTGCCAATAAAGGAGCTAAAATGTTAATGATGTGTTGGGCAGCAGGTTTTCAACCAGCAGGACTTTCAAATGATCAATTAACAGAATTAGAGCAATTCACATAA
- a CDS encoding L-fucose isomerase: protein MSRLIGRLPKVGIRPVIDGRELGVRESLEVQTMDMAKAAAKLIQDTLRFPSGEKVEVVIADTTIGGVADAAACADKFKREGVEVSLTVTPCWCYGTEVMDTDPLTPKAVWGFNGTERPGAVYLAAALAGYSQKGLPAFGIYGKEVQDGGDQTIPQDVSEKILRFVKGGLAVAQMKGKSYLSIGYSSMGIAGSMVDVNFLQDYLGVRAEFVESVELLRRIDEGIYDHDEFEKALAWTKENCIEGKDYNTPETQKSAEVKDAEWEKVVKMTLICKDLMNGNPKLKDMGFGEESKGRNAIMGGFQGQRQWTDYQPNADYTESILNSSFDWNGIRQAYTFATENDCLNAISMLFGHLLTNKAQLFSDVRTYWSPESVERVTGKKLTGIAKDGIIHLINSGSTTLDATAQQEDAEGNPTMKPFWDITEEEVQRCLDNTKWPAAIAEYFRGGGFSSQFKTRGELPMTMCRLNLVKGIGPVLQIVEGWSVELPEDVHEILNERTNPTWPTTWFVPRTTGTGFFKDVYTVMAKWGANHGAISHGHIGADLISLAAMLRIPVNMHNVNEDDVFRPSAWSAFGEGLEGADYRACENYGPLYGFKN, encoded by the coding sequence ATGAGTAGATTAATAGGTAGACTACCCAAAGTAGGAATTCGTCCGGTGATTGATGGACGTGAATTAGGTGTAAGAGAGTCTTTAGAAGTTCAAACCATGGACATGGCTAAAGCAGCAGCTAAATTAATACAAGACACGTTACGTTTTCCTAGTGGAGAAAAAGTAGAAGTTGTAATTGCAGACACAACTATTGGAGGTGTTGCAGATGCAGCAGCTTGTGCAGATAAATTTAAAAGAGAAGGCGTTGAAGTATCATTAACAGTAACACCATGTTGGTGTTATGGAACAGAAGTTATGGATACCGATCCTTTAACACCTAAAGCCGTTTGGGGATTTAATGGAACTGAACGACCAGGAGCTGTGTATTTAGCAGCAGCATTGGCAGGTTATTCTCAAAAAGGGTTACCAGCTTTTGGAATTTATGGTAAAGAAGTTCAAGATGGTGGTGACCAAACCATTCCTCAAGATGTTTCTGAAAAAATATTGCGTTTTGTAAAAGGAGGTTTAGCCGTTGCCCAAATGAAAGGTAAATCTTATTTATCTATAGGATACAGTTCTATGGGGATTGCAGGATCTATGGTAGATGTTAACTTTTTGCAAGATTACTTAGGTGTAAGAGCCGAGTTTGTAGAATCTGTAGAGCTTTTAAGACGTATTGATGAAGGTATTTACGATCATGACGAATTCGAAAAAGCATTAGCTTGGACAAAAGAAAACTGTATCGAAGGTAAAGATTATAATACGCCAGAAACACAAAAATCAGCAGAAGTAAAAGATGCTGAATGGGAAAAAGTTGTGAAAATGACTTTAATCTGTAAAGATTTAATGAACGGAAATCCTAAGTTGAAAGACATGGGATTCGGTGAAGAATCTAAAGGTAGAAATGCTATTATGGGAGGATTCCAAGGGCAACGTCAGTGGACAGATTACCAACCCAATGCAGATTACACAGAATCTATTTTAAATTCTTCATTTGACTGGAATGGAATTCGTCAAGCGTACACATTTGCAACAGAAAACGATTGTTTAAATGCTATTTCAATGTTATTTGGACACTTGTTGACTAACAAAGCTCAGTTATTCTCTGATGTACGTACGTACTGGAGTCCTGAGTCTGTAGAGCGTGTAACTGGTAAAAAATTAACGGGTATTGCTAAGGATGGCATTATTCACTTAATCAATTCTGGTTCTACAACATTAGATGCTACTGCACAGCAAGAAGATGCTGAAGGAAATCCTACAATGAAACCATTTTGGGATATTACAGAAGAGGAAGTTCAAAGATGTTTAGATAATACAAAGTGGCCTGCTGCAATTGCAGAATATTTTAGAGGTGGTGGTTTTTCATCACAATTTAAAACTAGAGGTGAATTACCAATGACAATGTGTAGATTAAACTTGGTAAAAGGCATTGGGCCAGTTTTACAAATTGTAGAAGGATGGAGTGTTGAGTTACCGGAGGATGTTCACGAAATTTTGAATGAGCGAACGAATCCAACTTGGCCGACAACTTGGTTTGTGCCGAGAACAACAGGTACAGGTTTCTTTAAAGATGTCTATACTGTAATGGCTAAATGGGGAGCCAACCACGGAGCGATTTCACATGGTCATATTGGTGCCGATTTAATTTCTTTAGCGGCTATGTTACGTATTCCTGTTAACATGCATAATGTTAATGAAGATGACGTTTTTAGACCAAGTGCATGGTCTGCTTTTGGAGAAGGCTTAGAAGGAGCTGATTATAGAGCTTGTGAAAACTATGGTCCGTTATACGGATTTAAAAACTAA
- a CDS encoding FGGY family carbohydrate kinase → MVNVIAVIDIGKTNKKILLFNEEFDVVYRNATRFDEVSDEDGYPCDDIESIENWIQNEIKRIQAEGEYGIKAINFSTHGASLIYLDAQGQRITPLYNYLKPLSLDTYHDFYDANGGQEEFSRKTASPAYGMLNTGLQILKLQKEKPEFWNKVETILHYPQYLSYLFTKQITADFTSVGAHTATWDFDTMQYHKWVSDYKLNLPTPQNGKKAIVTTFNGEEIAIGTGLHDSSASIIPLLETEKDNEFILLSTGTWIIAMNPFSKETLTQHQLKNNCLCFMTPQKQQVKSSMQFLGKIHEVYIAALSTYFKVDIDTHLQLELNETLCSELMNTNTRVFLAEGIDSDFEAHPYLLTNYSNYEAAYYQLVFEISKKVIQGINLISDKDSAIKEVYISGGFNKNLIFIAFLKLLKNDIEIKISDCKNESALGAALMMKSYI, encoded by the coding sequence ATGGTGAATGTAATTGCTGTAATAGATATAGGGAAAACGAATAAAAAAATACTCTTGTTTAATGAAGAGTTTGACGTCGTATACAGAAATGCAACGCGATTTGATGAAGTTTCTGATGAAGACGGTTACCCTTGTGATGATATAGAATCTATTGAAAATTGGATTCAAAATGAGATAAAAAGAATACAAGCTGAAGGCGAGTATGGTATAAAAGCGATTAACTTCTCTACGCATGGTGCGAGTCTTATTTACTTGGATGCGCAAGGTCAAAGAATTACACCTTTATATAATTATTTAAAGCCATTAAGCTTAGATACCTATCATGATTTTTATGATGCTAATGGAGGACAGGAAGAGTTTTCTAGAAAAACAGCATCTCCGGCTTATGGTATGCTAAACACAGGACTTCAAATATTAAAATTACAAAAAGAAAAACCAGAATTTTGGAATAAGGTAGAGACGATTTTACATTACCCTCAATATTTAAGTTATCTTTTTACCAAACAAATTACCGCAGACTTTACGTCTGTAGGAGCACACACAGCAACTTGGGATTTTGATACGATGCAGTATCATAAATGGGTGTCTGATTATAAATTAAATTTGCCTACACCACAAAATGGTAAAAAAGCTATAGTCACCACTTTCAATGGGGAAGAAATAGCAATAGGTACAGGACTGCATGATAGTTCTGCGTCTATTATTCCATTGTTGGAAACAGAAAAGGATAACGAATTTATATTACTATCTACAGGAACTTGGATTATAGCCATGAATCCTTTCAGTAAGGAAACCTTAACACAACACCAGTTAAAAAATAATTGCTTGTGTTTTATGACTCCTCAGAAACAGCAAGTAAAATCGTCTATGCAGTTTCTTGGAAAAATTCATGAAGTGTATATTGCTGCTTTAAGCACATATTTTAAAGTGGATATCGATACACATTTACAGTTAGAGTTAAATGAAACGTTGTGTAGTGAGCTTATGAATACAAATACACGCGTATTTTTAGCGGAAGGCATTGATAGTGACTTTGAAGCACATCCTTATTTATTAACTAATTACAGTAATTACGAAGCTGCCTATTACCAATTGGTTTTTGAAATTAGTAAAAAAGTTATTCAAGGTATTAATTTAATTTCTGATAAAGATTCAGCTATTAAAGAGGTTTACATTTCGGGAGGATTTAATAAAAACCTCATATTTATTGCCTTCTTAAAGCTATTAAAGAATGATATTGAAATAAAAATTTCTGATTGTAAAAATGAAAGTGCTTTAGGTGCTGCATTGATGATGAAATCATATATCTAA